One Gemmatimonadales bacterium DNA window includes the following coding sequences:
- the arsN2 gene encoding arsenic resistance N-acetyltransferase ArsN2, with the protein MDFTVTPALPADLPAVVELLEAARLPHDDVTTPMLAHYLLAKRGAALLGVIGLEPFGGVGLLRSLAVASSRRGRGLGIELTRALEAHARGMGVVQLYLLTTTAERFFGKLGYRSIPRGDAPDAIHGTLEYRELCASTSVCMVKVLGAQESAADRIPHSKERPMTGVPIARPAADEYAPYYARYIEQVPEGAVLELLERQIGDTAALAGTVGDRDADFRYADGKWSVKEVFGHVADTERIFGYRALCFARGETITLPGFDENEYVARAKFAGRRLSDLVAEFRAVRAATVALFAGLDAEELARRGRANDNPYSVRSLAFIIAGHERHHATILAERYL; encoded by the coding sequence ATGGACTTCACTGTCACCCCCGCGCTCCCGGCCGACCTCCCGGCGGTCGTCGAGTTGCTGGAAGCCGCCCGGCTTCCCCACGACGACGTCACGACCCCGATGTTGGCGCACTACCTCCTGGCGAAGCGCGGTGCCGCGCTGCTGGGGGTGATCGGCCTCGAGCCGTTCGGCGGCGTGGGCCTGTTGCGCTCGCTGGCGGTCGCATCCTCCCGGCGCGGGCGCGGACTGGGGATCGAGCTGACGCGCGCACTCGAGGCGCACGCGCGGGGCATGGGCGTCGTGCAGCTGTACCTGTTGACCACGACGGCCGAGCGGTTCTTCGGGAAGCTCGGCTACCGGTCGATCCCGCGCGGCGACGCCCCGGATGCGATTCACGGGACGCTTGAGTACCGCGAGCTGTGCGCGTCCACCTCGGTCTGCATGGTCAAGGTGCTCGGCGCGCAGGAAAGTGCCGCCGACCGGATTCCACACTCCAAGGAGCGACCGATGACCGGAGTCCCCATCGCGCGGCCCGCAGCCGACGAATACGCTCCCTACTATGCGCGGTACATCGAGCAGGTCCCGGAAGGCGCCGTCCTCGAGCTGCTGGAGCGGCAGATCGGCGACACCGCGGCGCTGGCGGGCACGGTCGGCGACCGCGATGCGGACTTCCGCTACGCCGACGGGAAGTGGAGCGTCAAGGAAGTCTTCGGGCACGTGGCCGACACCGAGCGGATCTTCGGGTACCGTGCGCTGTGTTTCGCCCGGGGCGAGACGATCACCCTCCCCGGCTTCGACGAGAACGAGTACGTGGCCCGCGCCAAGTTCGCCGGTCGCCGGCTGAGCGATCTGGTGGCGGAGTTCAGGGCGGTGCGCGCGGCCACGGTGGCGTTGTTCGCGGGCCTGGACGCGGAGGAGCTGGCGCGGCGTGGCAGGGCGAACGACAATCCGTATTCGGTCCGCTCGCTGGCGTTCATCATCGCCGGCCACGAGCGTCACCACGCGACGATCTTGGCCGAGCGGTACCTC
- a CDS encoding GNAT family N-acetyltransferase produces the protein MSTAPVTIRPATHADREWILDHAPHLHDFGPPPYRPREVMDRAVVASIDGALAGAAPGAEVLVAEGAAGERLGFIHLHGAKDFFTGEEHGHVSDVVVAPRAQGRGVGQALMGAAEEWARGRGYRLLSLHVFDANARARAFYGRLGYGADIVKLIKPLG, from the coding sequence ATGAGCACCGCGCCAGTCACCATCCGCCCGGCGACGCACGCGGACCGGGAGTGGATCCTGGACCACGCGCCGCACCTCCACGACTTCGGGCCTCCGCCGTACCGGCCGCGCGAGGTGATGGACCGGGCCGTGGTGGCCTCGATCGACGGCGCGCTCGCGGGCGCCGCTCCCGGCGCCGAGGTCCTGGTGGCCGAGGGCGCGGCCGGCGAGCGGCTCGGCTTCATCCACCTGCACGGCGCGAAGGACTTCTTCACGGGCGAGGAGCACGGCCACGTCAGCGACGTCGTCGTGGCACCGCGGGCGCAGGGCCGTGGCGTCGGGCAGGCGCTGATGGGGGCAGCGGAGGAGTGGGCGCGGGGGCGCGGTTACCGCCTGCTCAGCCTGCACGTGTTCGACGCGAACGCGCGCGCCCGCGCCTTCTACGGGCGGCTGGGCTACGGCGCGGACATCGTGAAGCTCATCAAGCCGCTCGGGTGA
- a CDS encoding M20/M25/M40 family metallo-hydrolase, translated as MNTIRMLAPVAALALAASALPAQTAPATHSRYAAAILNDIRYLASDSLDGRLTGSPQNDAAAAYLARRLRRLGLKPGGDSGTFLQHWTVNPTSATREAGVAGRATENVVAILPGSDRGLAGQDVVIGAHFDHLGNGPFGSNAHGDSVHLIHHGADDNGSGTAAVLEIARILVAARPHPHRTIVFVLFSGEEEGALGSAWYADHPDVPMDSTLAMLNLDMVGRMRENRLLVLGVLSAKEWQGLLDSVDAPYHLDVHASGTGWGPSDQNSFYAKQRPVLHFFTDLHADYHAPADTWDKINADGIETVAHLVADLALRLAARPGSLSFVNAPPPVMASGQRAYLGTIPDMTSEPGGVKLSGVTAGSPADSAGLKAGDVITAIGADTVASLSDMQNALVKHHPGDPVAIRVRRGDQTVTLNATLGRR; from the coding sequence ATGAACACGATCCGCATGCTCGCACCCGTCGCCGCCCTGGCGCTCGCCGCTTCCGCGCTGCCGGCGCAGACCGCCCCCGCGACTCACTCGCGGTACGCCGCGGCGATCCTGAACGACATCCGCTATCTGGCCTCCGATTCGCTGGACGGCCGGCTCACCGGCTCCCCGCAGAACGACGCCGCGGCGGCCTACCTCGCCCGCCGGCTCCGCCGCCTGGGCCTCAAGCCCGGCGGCGACAGCGGCACGTTCCTCCAGCACTGGACCGTGAACCCGACCAGCGCCACCCGCGAGGCCGGCGTGGCCGGCCGCGCCACGGAGAACGTGGTCGCGATCCTGCCGGGCTCCGACCGCGGGCTGGCCGGGCAGGACGTCGTGATCGGCGCCCACTTCGACCACCTGGGCAACGGACCGTTCGGCTCGAACGCCCACGGCGACTCGGTGCACCTGATCCACCACGGCGCCGACGACAACGGCTCGGGCACGGCGGCGGTGCTCGAGATCGCGCGCATCCTGGTCGCGGCGCGGCCGCACCCCCACCGGACGATCGTCTTCGTGCTGTTCAGCGGCGAGGAGGAGGGGGCGCTGGGCTCGGCCTGGTACGCGGACCATCCCGACGTCCCGATGGACTCGACCCTCGCCATGCTCAACCTCGACATGGTCGGCCGGATGCGCGAGAACCGGCTGCTGGTGCTCGGCGTGCTGTCCGCGAAGGAGTGGCAGGGTCTGCTCGACTCGGTGGACGCGCCCTATCACCTCGACGTCCATGCCTCGGGCACGGGCTGGGGCCCGTCGGACCAGAACTCGTTCTACGCCAAGCAGCGGCCGGTGCTGCACTTCTTCACCGACCTCCACGCGGACTACCACGCGCCGGCCGACACCTGGGACAAGATCAACGCCGACGGCATCGAGACCGTGGCGCACCTGGTCGCGGACCTGGCGCTGCGCCTGGCCGCGCGGCCCGGCTCGCTCAGCTTCGTCAACGCGCCGCCGCCCGTGATGGCGAGCGGCCAGCGCGCCTACCTCGGCACCATTCCCGACATGACCAGCGAGCCCGGCGGCGTGAAGCTCTCCGGGGTCACCGCCGGCAGCCCCGCCGACAGCGCCGGGCTCAAGGCGGGCGACGTCATCACCGCCATCGGCGCGGACACGGTCGCGAGCCTCTCCGACATGCAGAATGCGCTGGTCAAGCACCACCCGGGCGACCCGGTGGCCATCCGGGTCCGCCGGGGCGACCAGACGGTCACGCTCAACGCCACGTTGGGCCGGCGGTAG
- a CDS encoding alpha/beta hydrolase, with the protein MSAAPGEREGRLTGAGVELFARWVGDGGPTVIALHGGPGASHDYLRPQFDLLARGRTILYYDQRGGGRSTVPREVPLGWREHVADLASVAAAAGPPATLLGFSWGGLLALLFAMEHPELVARLALVAPAGTHGEVRSRFEAVLAERQAAPEIAAARAALSRSGLRERDPDAFWRRAFELSVAGYFKDPARARSLTPFRVAARSQQAVWESLVGVDLRPRLPGIAAQTLILHGRYDPVPLESSETLARLMPRAQLVVFEDSGHALYAEETKRFVEVLDPFLPRAP; encoded by the coding sequence GTGAGCGCCGCTCCGGGCGAGCGCGAGGGACGGCTCACCGGCGCGGGCGTCGAGTTGTTCGCGCGGTGGGTCGGCGACGGGGGGCCGACGGTGATCGCGCTCCACGGCGGCCCTGGGGCGTCGCACGACTACCTCCGGCCGCAGTTCGACCTCCTGGCCCGTGGCCGCACGATCCTCTACTACGACCAGCGCGGCGGCGGCCGTTCCACCGTGCCGCGCGAAGTGCCGCTCGGCTGGCGCGAGCACGTCGCCGACCTCGCCTCGGTCGCCGCGGCCGCCGGCCCCCCGGCCACGCTCCTCGGCTTCTCGTGGGGCGGCCTGCTCGCCCTGCTGTTCGCGATGGAGCATCCGGAGCTGGTGGCCCGCCTGGCGCTGGTCGCGCCCGCCGGCACGCACGGCGAGGTCCGGAGCCGGTTCGAAGCGGTCCTCGCCGAGCGGCAGGCCGCACCCGAGATCGCGGCGGCGCGCGCCGCGCTGTCGCGCTCGGGGCTGCGCGAGCGCGATCCCGATGCCTTCTGGCGGCGGGCCTTCGAGTTGTCGGTGGCCGGGTACTTCAAGGATCCCGCTCGCGCGCGCAGCCTCACGCCGTTCCGCGTCGCCGCGCGCTCCCAGCAGGCCGTCTGGGAGAGCCTCGTGGGTGTGGACCTGAGGCCCCGGCTGCCCGGCATCGCCGCCCAGACCCTGATCCTCCACGGACGCTACGATCCGGTGCCGCTCGAGTCCTCCGAGACGCTCGCCCGCCTGATGCCCCGGGCGCAGCTCGTGGTCTTCGAGGACTCGGGGCACGCGCTCTACGCCGAGGAGACCAAGCGCTTCGTGGAGGTCCTCGACCCCTTCCTGCCGCGGGCACCGTGA